The Candidatus Zixiibacteriota bacterium genome window below encodes:
- a CDS encoding methyltransferase domain-containing protein: MNDDLSHGRGNRIDFLSTDDSDALKNLISESGVLPGEVVADFEFGHDFWPVLLEGVGPEGFLSAFDFSCCLPQAMKPLNPNLEILSADIHSLPVEDSRFDHVFCFDMFADFDYKEKALAEIHRVLKPGGSLHIYHVSDPASLEQVSISFPETEASHCLPDRQVFLIMLSEAGFSVATYDDTSRIFQLEAVKL; this comes from the coding sequence ATGAATGATGATTTATCACACGGTCGGGGAAACAGGATAGATTTTCTTTCTACCGATGATAGTGATGCTTTGAAAAATCTGATAAGCGAATCGGGTGTATTGCCGGGTGAAGTGGTGGCCGATTTCGAGTTCGGGCATGATTTCTGGCCGGTGCTTCTGGAGGGAGTTGGCCCGGAGGGCTTTTTGTCTGCCTTCGATTTCTCATGTTGCCTGCCACAGGCGATGAAACCCTTGAATCCAAATCTTGAAATTCTGTCAGCCGATATTCATTCGCTTCCGGTCGAGGACAGCCGCTTCGACCATGTCTTCTGTTTCGATATGTTCGCCGACTTTGATTACAAGGAAAAAGCCCTGGCAGAAATCCATCGAGTACTCAAACCGGGCGGTTCTTTGCACATATATCATGTTTCCGATCCGGCCTCATTGGAGCAGGTGTCCATCTCTTTTCCTGAAACAGAAGCAAGTCACTGCCTTCCGGACAGGCAGGTGTTTTTGATCATGCTGTCCGAGGCCGGCTTCAGCGTTGCCACATACGACGATACGAGCAGGATCTTTCAACTCGAAGCGGTTAAACTATAA